One genomic segment of Drosophila melanogaster chromosome 3L includes these proteins:
- the CG10479 gene encoding uncharacterized protein, isoform B, whose product MGRLFQYNRFGATDGINKNTSKKDTQQKNKMLRNAIKCPGYSDIYGQYNKDSSFEKCDEWSNKLQFPAAGEMDKQEPIQSRTHKVYDSMKSFLQRKLFAQPSHKEQILNEEPTSDYDEQDLLDSSYHADAEEEEEERDADCSCSSTGSSSTSSSSPTTPKRSPQKSLLSLNCWQSSQPSSDSNPEEEQDEEAEEDSDAGISDCCQLLAENSPNTMSKRRRAAPLFTRYISANQNSDDDEDEEPELLACPWYQPRITAKAALEHLQQATPGSFLLRRSTPRHFELVLRLERNNKVKTYPVQSTRNQMYRLKGAKKQFTSLKALITHHSVMAEQLPLVLDMPRERHVVKPSSVRYADDFEPLESLQLLGILRSLQAKSIEI is encoded by the exons CTACGCAATGCCATCAAATGTCCTGGCTACTCGGACATCTATGGTCAGTACAATAAGGACTCGTCCTTCGAGAAGTGCGATGAATGGAGCAACAAGCTGCAATTCCCAGCCGCCGGAGAAATGGATAAACAGGAACCGATCCAGAGTCGCACGCACAAGGTCTACGACAGCATGAAGAGTTTTCTGCAGCGCAAACTCTTCGCGCAACCCTCGCATAAAGAGCAGATCTTAAACGAAGAACCCACAAGCGACTATGATGAG CAGGACCTTCTCGACTCCTCGTACCACGCCGACGCGgaagaagaggaggaggaacgCGATGCggactgcagctgcagctccacCGGCAgtagcagcaccagcagcagcagcccaaCCACGCCGAAACGATCACCCCAAAAGTCCCTGCTGTCCCTCAACTGCTGGCAGAGCAGTCAGCCAAGCAGTGACTCCAATCCCGAAGAGGAGCAGGATGAGGAGGCAGAAGAGGACTCCGACGCTGGAATCTCCGATTGCTGTCAACTCTTAGCTGAGAATTCCCCCAACACCATGAGCAAACGCCGTCGAGCTGCACCTCTATTCACCAGATACATCAGCGCCAACCAGAACTCCGACGATgatgaggacgaggagccGGAGCTCCTGGCGTGTCCCTGGTATCAGCCCAGGATCACGGCCAAGGCAGCTTTGGAGCACCTGCAGCAGGCCACACCTGGAAGCTTTCTTCTGCGACGCAGTACGCCGCGACATTTCGAACTGGTCCTGCGACTCGAGAGGAACAACAAGGTCAAGACCTATCCCGTGCAGTCCACCCGGAACCAGATGTACCGCCTGAAGGGAGCCAAGAAACAGTTCACCAGCCTGAAAGCGCTGATCACCCACCACTCCGTGATGGCCGAACAACTGCCATTGGTATTGGATATGCCCAGGGAGCGTCATGTGGTGAAGCCCTCATCAGTGCGCTATGCAGATGACTTCGAGCCGCTGGAGTCCCTGCAGCTACTCGGCATCCTGAGGAGTCTGCAGGCGAAAAGCATTGAGatatag
- the CG10479 gene encoding uncharacterized protein, isoform A translates to MGRLFQYNRFGATDGINKNTSKKDTQQKNKMLRNAIKCPGYSDIYGQYNKDSSFEKCDEWSNKLQFPAAGEMDKQEPIQSRTHKVYDSMKSFLQRKLFAQPSHKEQILNEEPTSDYDEDLLDSSYHADAEEEEEERDADCSCSSTGSSSTSSSSPTTPKRSPQKSLLSLNCWQSSQPSSDSNPEEEQDEEAEEDSDAGISDCCQLLAENSPNTMSKRRRAAPLFTRYISANQNSDDDEDEEPELLACPWYQPRITAKAALEHLQQATPGSFLLRRSTPRHFELVLRLERNNKVKTYPVQSTRNQMYRLKGAKKQFTSLKALITHHSVMAEQLPLVLDMPRERHVVKPSSVRYADDFEPLESLQLLGILRSLQAKSIEI, encoded by the exons CTACGCAATGCCATCAAATGTCCTGGCTACTCGGACATCTATGGTCAGTACAATAAGGACTCGTCCTTCGAGAAGTGCGATGAATGGAGCAACAAGCTGCAATTCCCAGCCGCCGGAGAAATGGATAAACAGGAACCGATCCAGAGTCGCACGCACAAGGTCTACGACAGCATGAAGAGTTTTCTGCAGCGCAAACTCTTCGCGCAACCCTCGCATAAAGAGCAGATCTTAAACGAAGAACCCACAAGCGACTATGATGAG GACCTTCTCGACTCCTCGTACCACGCCGACGCGgaagaagaggaggaggaacgCGATGCggactgcagctgcagctccacCGGCAgtagcagcaccagcagcagcagcccaaCCACGCCGAAACGATCACCCCAAAAGTCCCTGCTGTCCCTCAACTGCTGGCAGAGCAGTCAGCCAAGCAGTGACTCCAATCCCGAAGAGGAGCAGGATGAGGAGGCAGAAGAGGACTCCGACGCTGGAATCTCCGATTGCTGTCAACTCTTAGCTGAGAATTCCCCCAACACCATGAGCAAACGCCGTCGAGCTGCACCTCTATTCACCAGATACATCAGCGCCAACCAGAACTCCGACGATgatgaggacgaggagccGGAGCTCCTGGCGTGTCCCTGGTATCAGCCCAGGATCACGGCCAAGGCAGCTTTGGAGCACCTGCAGCAGGCCACACCTGGAAGCTTTCTTCTGCGACGCAGTACGCCGCGACATTTCGAACTGGTCCTGCGACTCGAGAGGAACAACAAGGTCAAGACCTATCCCGTGCAGTCCACCCGGAACCAGATGTACCGCCTGAAGGGAGCCAAGAAACAGTTCACCAGCCTGAAAGCGCTGATCACCCACCACTCCGTGATGGCCGAACAACTGCCATTGGTATTGGATATGCCCAGGGAGCGTCATGTGGTGAAGCCCTCATCAGTGCGCTATGCAGATGACTTCGAGCCGCTGGAGTCCCTGCAGCTACTCGGCATCCTGAGGAGTCTGCAGGCGAAAAGCATTGAGatatag